One window from the genome of Trabulsiella odontotermitis encodes:
- the gltP gene encoding glutamate/aspartate:proton symporter GltP, giving the protein MKTTKVSLAWQILLALVLGILLGSYLHYQSDSREWLIANLLSPAGDIFIHLIKMIVVPIVISTLVVGIAGVGDAKQLGRIGAKTILYFEVITTVAIVLGITLANVFQPGAGIDMSQLATVDISKYQSTTADVQSHAHGLMGTLLSLVPTNIFASMAKGDMLPVIFFSVLFGLGLSSLPSSHREPLVTVFRSISETMFKVTHMVMRYAPIGVFALISVTVANFGFASLWPLAKLVVLVYVAILFFALVVLGLVARVCGLSIWTLIRILKEELILAYSTASSESVLPRIIEKIEAYGAPVSITSFVVPTGYSFNLDGSTLYQSIAAIFIAQLYGIDLSLGQEIILVLTLMVTSKGIAGVPGVSFVVLLATLGSVGIPLEGLAFIAGVDRILDMARTALNVVGNALAVLVIAKWEHKFDRKKALAYEREVLGKFDKTANS; this is encoded by the coding sequence ATGAAAACAACAAAAGTCAGCCTGGCCTGGCAAATCTTGCTGGCGCTGGTGCTGGGTATTCTGCTGGGCAGCTATCTGCATTACCAAAGTGACAGCCGCGAGTGGCTTATCGCGAACCTGTTATCTCCGGCCGGAGATATCTTCATCCACCTGATCAAAATGATTGTGGTGCCGATCGTGATTTCGACGCTGGTGGTCGGGATTGCGGGCGTAGGCGATGCGAAGCAACTCGGGCGCATTGGTGCGAAAACCATTCTCTATTTCGAAGTGATCACGACCGTTGCCATCGTGCTGGGCATTACGCTGGCGAACGTTTTCCAGCCTGGCGCGGGCATTGATATGTCGCAACTGGCGACCGTGGATATTTCGAAATACCAGAGTACGACGGCGGACGTGCAGAGCCACGCGCATGGCCTGATGGGTACGCTGCTGTCGCTGGTGCCGACCAATATTTTCGCTTCCATGGCGAAGGGCGACATGCTGCCGGTGATCTTCTTCTCGGTGCTGTTTGGGCTGGGGCTGTCGTCACTGCCGTCGTCGCACCGTGAGCCGCTGGTGACGGTTTTCCGCTCCATCTCTGAAACCATGTTCAAAGTGACGCACATGGTGATGCGCTACGCGCCGATTGGGGTGTTCGCGTTGATTTCAGTGACAGTGGCTAACTTCGGTTTCGCCTCGCTGTGGCCGCTCGCCAAACTGGTGGTGCTGGTTTATGTCGCGATCCTGTTCTTTGCGCTGGTGGTGCTGGGTCTGGTGGCGCGGGTGTGTGGTCTGAGTATCTGGACGCTGATCCGTATTCTGAAAGAAGAGCTGATTCTGGCGTACTCCACCGCCAGTTCCGAGAGCGTGCTGCCGCGCATTATCGAGAAAATAGAAGCCTACGGAGCGCCCGTGTCGATTACCAGTTTTGTGGTGCCGACCGGTTACTCTTTTAACCTTGATGGCTCCACGCTCTACCAGAGCATCGCGGCGATCTTTATCGCGCAGTTGTACGGCATTGATCTGTCATTGGGTCAGGAAATCATCCTGGTGCTGACGCTGATGGTGACGTCGAAAGGGATTGCCGGTGTTCCGGGCGTCTCCTTTGTGGTGCTGCTGGCGACGCTGGGCAGCGTTGGGATCCCGCTGGAAGGTCTGGCGTTTATCGCCGGGGTTGACCGTATTCTCGACATGGCGCGTACGGCGCTGAACGTGGTGGGTAACGCGCTGGCGGTACTGGTTATCGCCAAATGGGAACACAAATTTGACCGCAAAAAAGCGCTGGCTTATGAGCGTGAGGTGCTGGGCAAATTTGATAAAACGGCAAATTCATAA
- a CDS encoding tetratricopeptide repeat protein: protein MKYLYLLLFLFVFPLHADDIGSQFQQQAQAGDAHAQYLLADTYYSSGDEQKAHYWAEKAAENGNADAIALLAQMSLKKDIVAAKTLAEQASLAGSKIGDIILARVLVNSEAGKPDYPRAIRLLENAAKNIESDAAVDAQMLLGLIYANGGPLPEDDVKAAWYFKRSSTLSRTGYAEYWAGMMFLQGEKGFITPNKQKALQWLNLSCMEGFDTGCEEFDRLSNK, encoded by the coding sequence ATGAAATATCTCTATTTATTACTTTTTTTGTTTGTATTTCCATTACATGCAGACGACATCGGTAGCCAGTTTCAACAGCAGGCGCAGGCGGGCGATGCGCACGCGCAATACCTTCTCGCCGACACGTACTACAGTTCCGGCGATGAGCAGAAAGCACACTACTGGGCTGAAAAGGCGGCGGAAAACGGCAATGCCGATGCCATCGCGCTGCTGGCGCAAATGTCGCTGAAAAAAGATATCGTCGCGGCAAAAACGCTGGCTGAACAAGCAAGCCTCGCTGGCAGTAAAATCGGCGATATCATCCTCGCCCGCGTTCTGGTTAACAGCGAGGCGGGCAAGCCGGACTATCCCCGGGCTATCAGGTTGCTGGAGAATGCGGCGAAGAATATCGAAAGCGATGCCGCCGTCGATGCGCAAATGCTGCTGGGGCTCATCTATGCTAACGGCGGCCCGCTGCCTGAGGACGACGTCAAAGCCGCCTGGTACTTCAAACGCAGCTCAACACTCTCGCGTACCGGTTATGCTGAATACTGGGCAGGAATGATGTTCCTGCAGGGGGAGAAAGGGTTTATCACACCGAACAAACAGAAAGCGCTTCAGTGGCTCAACCTGAGCTGTATGGAGGGGTTTGATACCGGCTGCGAGGAGTTTGATCGGCTGAGCAACAAATAA
- the acs gene encoding acetate--CoA ligase, producing MSQIHKHAIPASIADNCLINPEQYKAKYEQSVADPDAFWGEQGKILDWITPYQKVKNTSFAPGNVSIKWYEDGTLNLAANCLDRHLAKRGDQTAIIWEGDDATQSKHITYRELHRDVCRFANVLLDLGVKKGDVVAIYMPMVPEAAVAMLACARIGAIHSVIFGGFSPEAVAGRIIDSNSRLVITADEGVRAGRSIPLKKNVDDALKNPNVKTVEHVVVLKRTGGNIDWEAGRDLWWSDLINKASEENTPVALNAEDPLFILYTSGSTGKPKGVLHTTGGYLVYAATTFKYVFDYHPGEIYWCTADVGWVTGHSYLLYGPLACGATTLMFEGVPNWPTPARMCQVVDKHKVNILYTAPTAIRALMAEGDKAIEGTDRSSLRILGSVGEPINPEAWEWYWKKIGNEKCPVMDTWWQTETGGFMITPLPGAIELKAGSATRPFFGVKPVLVDNEGHPLEGATEGNLAIADSWPGQARTLFGDHDRFEQTYFSTFKNMYFSGDGARRDEDGYYWITGRVDDVLNVSGHRLGTAEIESALVSHPKIAEAAVVGIPHNIKGQAIYAYVTLNHGEEPTPELYAEVRNWVRKEIGPLATPDVLHWTDSLPKTRSGKIMRRILRKIAAGDTSNLGDTSTLADPGVVEKLLEEKQAITMPS from the coding sequence ATGAGCCAAATACATAAACACGCTATTCCCGCCAGCATTGCGGACAACTGCCTGATTAACCCGGAACAGTACAAGGCGAAGTATGAGCAGTCCGTGGCTGACCCGGATGCCTTCTGGGGTGAGCAAGGAAAAATTCTTGACTGGATCACGCCGTATCAGAAGGTAAAGAACACCTCTTTTGCGCCAGGTAACGTCTCGATCAAATGGTACGAAGACGGCACACTGAACCTGGCGGCGAACTGTCTCGACCGTCACCTGGCCAAACGTGGCGATCAGACGGCCATCATCTGGGAAGGTGATGATGCCACGCAGAGCAAACACATTACTTATCGCGAACTGCATCGCGATGTCTGCCGTTTTGCCAACGTCCTGCTGGATCTGGGCGTCAAAAAAGGCGATGTGGTCGCTATCTATATGCCGATGGTGCCTGAAGCGGCGGTGGCGATGCTGGCCTGCGCGCGCATTGGCGCCATCCACTCAGTGATTTTTGGCGGCTTCTCACCGGAAGCGGTCGCCGGGCGCATCATTGATTCTAACTCCCGTCTGGTGATCACCGCCGACGAAGGCGTCCGCGCCGGACGCAGTATTCCGCTGAAGAAAAACGTCGACGACGCGCTGAAAAACCCGAACGTAAAAACTGTTGAACACGTTGTGGTGCTGAAACGCACCGGCGGAAACATCGACTGGGAAGCCGGCCGCGACCTGTGGTGGAGCGACCTTATCAACAAGGCGAGCGAGGAGAACACCCCGGTTGCGCTGAACGCCGAAGATCCGCTGTTTATCCTCTATACCTCGGGCTCCACCGGAAAACCGAAGGGCGTGCTGCACACCACCGGCGGTTACCTGGTTTATGCCGCGACCACCTTTAAATACGTGTTTGATTATCACCCGGGCGAGATCTACTGGTGTACTGCGGATGTGGGCTGGGTGACGGGGCACAGCTATCTGCTGTACGGACCGCTGGCCTGCGGCGCCACCACACTGATGTTTGAAGGGGTGCCAAACTGGCCGACTCCGGCGCGCATGTGTCAGGTGGTGGACAAACATAAGGTCAATATTCTCTATACCGCACCGACGGCGATCCGCGCGCTGATGGCGGAAGGGGATAAAGCAATTGAAGGGACCGACCGTTCCTCCCTGCGAATTCTCGGTTCCGTGGGCGAGCCGATTAACCCGGAAGCCTGGGAGTGGTACTGGAAGAAAATTGGTAATGAGAAGTGCCCGGTGATGGATACCTGGTGGCAGACCGAAACGGGCGGTTTCATGATCACCCCGCTTCCCGGCGCTATCGAACTGAAAGCCGGTTCCGCGACCCGTCCCTTCTTCGGCGTTAAGCCGGTACTGGTGGATAACGAAGGCCATCCGCTGGAAGGCGCGACCGAGGGGAATCTGGCGATTGCCGACTCCTGGCCGGGTCAGGCGCGTACGCTGTTTGGCGATCACGATCGCTTCGAGCAGACTTACTTCTCGACCTTCAAAAATATGTATTTCAGCGGCGATGGCGCGCGCCGTGACGAAGACGGTTACTACTGGATCACCGGCCGCGTCGATGACGTGCTGAACGTTTCCGGTCACCGTCTGGGAACGGCGGAGATTGAATCCGCGCTGGTGTCACATCCGAAAATTGCGGAAGCGGCCGTTGTCGGGATCCCGCACAACATCAAAGGACAGGCCATTTACGCCTATGTGACGCTTAACCATGGAGAAGAACCGACGCCAGAACTGTACGCCGAAGTGCGTAACTGGGTGCGTAAAGAGATTGGGCCGCTGGCGACGCCGGACGTGCTCCACTGGACTGACTCCTTGCCGAAAACGCGTTCCGGCAAAATCATGCGCCGTATCCTGCGCAAAATCGCGGCTGGCGATACCAGCAATCTCGGCGATACCTCGACACTGGCCGATCCGGGCGTAGTCGAAAAACTGCTCGAAGAGAAGCAGGCCATCACTATGCCTTCCTGA
- the fdhF gene encoding formate dehydrogenase subunit alpha, giving the protein MKKVVTVCPYCASGCKINLVVDNGKIVRAEAAQGKTNQGTLCLKGYYGWDFINDTQILTPRLKSPMIRRQRGGKLESVSWNEALDYVATRLSAIKEKYGPDAIQTTGSSRGTGNETNYVMQKFARAVIGTNNVDCCARVUHGPSVAGLHQSVGNGAMSNAITEIDNTDLVFIFGYNPADSHPIVANHVINAKRNGAKIIVCDPRKIETARIADMHVALKNGSNIALLNAMGHVIIEENLYDNAFVAARTEGFEEYRKIVEGYTPESVEEITGVSAQQIRQCARMYATAKSAAILWGMGVTQFYQGVETVRSLTSLAMLTGNLGKPSVGVNPVRGQNNVQGACDMGALPDTFPGYQFVKEEKHREKFAKAWGVESLPAHTGYRISELPHRAAHGEVRAAYIMGEDPLQTDAELSAVRKGFEDLELVIVQDIFMTKTAAAADVILPSTSWGEHEGVYTAADRGFQRFFKAVEPKWDLKTDWQIISEIATRMGYPMHYNNTQEIWDELRHLCPDFFGATYEKMGELGYIQWPCRDESDADQGTSYLFKEKFDTDNGLAKFFTCDWVAPIDKLTDEYPMVLSTVREVGHYSCRSMTGNCAALAALADEPGYAQINTSDAARLGIEDEALVWVNSRKGKIITRAKVSDRPNKGAVYMTYQWWIGACNELVTENLSPITKTPEYKYCAVRVEPIADQRAAEQYVIDEYNKLKSRLRETAMG; this is encoded by the coding sequence ATGAAAAAAGTCGTCACGGTTTGCCCGTACTGCGCATCAGGTTGCAAAATCAATCTGGTGGTGGATAACGGCAAAATCGTCAGGGCTGAGGCAGCGCAGGGGAAAACCAACCAGGGTACGCTTTGTCTGAAAGGGTATTACGGTTGGGATTTCATTAACGATACGCAAATCCTCACCCCCCGTCTGAAATCCCCCATGATTCGCCGGCAGCGCGGCGGCAAGCTGGAGTCCGTCTCCTGGAACGAAGCGCTGGATTACGTCGCCACCCGTCTGAGCGCCATCAAAGAGAAGTACGGCCCGGACGCCATTCAGACGACAGGCTCTTCACGCGGAACGGGTAATGAAACCAACTATGTGATGCAAAAATTTGCGCGCGCCGTTATTGGTACCAATAACGTCGACTGCTGCGCTCGCGTCTGACACGGCCCTTCGGTTGCAGGTCTGCACCAGTCGGTCGGTAATGGCGCCATGAGTAATGCCATCACAGAGATTGATAACACCGATCTCGTGTTTATCTTCGGGTACAACCCGGCAGATTCACACCCTATTGTGGCGAATCACGTGATTAACGCCAAACGCAATGGGGCGAAAATTATCGTCTGCGATCCGCGCAAAATTGAAACTGCGCGCATTGCGGATATGCACGTCGCGTTAAAAAACGGCTCGAACATCGCGCTGCTTAACGCCATGGGGCATGTCATCATTGAAGAAAATCTGTACGACAACGCGTTCGTTGCGGCCCGTACGGAAGGCTTTGAAGAGTATCGTAAAATCGTCGAAGGCTACACGCCGGAGTCGGTTGAGGAGATCACCGGCGTCAGCGCGCAGCAGATTCGTCAGTGCGCGAGAATGTACGCCACGGCGAAATCCGCGGCGATCCTGTGGGGGATGGGCGTCACCCAGTTCTATCAGGGTGTAGAAACTGTCCGTTCACTGACCAGTCTCGCCATGTTAACCGGCAACCTCGGTAAGCCGAGCGTTGGCGTTAACCCGGTTCGCGGCCAGAACAACGTTCAGGGCGCCTGCGATATGGGCGCATTACCGGATACCTTCCCGGGCTATCAGTTTGTCAAAGAGGAAAAACACCGCGAGAAGTTCGCCAAAGCCTGGGGCGTGGAAAGTCTGCCTGCCCACACCGGTTATCGCATCAGCGAGCTGCCGCACCGCGCGGCACACGGCGAAGTGCGTGCGGCGTACATCATGGGTGAAGATCCGCTGCAAACCGATGCCGAACTCTCTGCTGTTCGCAAAGGGTTTGAGGATCTGGAGCTGGTGATCGTGCAGGACATTTTTATGACCAAAACCGCCGCGGCGGCGGACGTCATCCTGCCTTCCACCTCCTGGGGCGAGCACGAAGGGGTCTACACCGCGGCAGATCGCGGCTTCCAGCGCTTCTTTAAGGCTGTTGAGCCGAAGTGGGATCTGAAAACGGACTGGCAAATCATCAGCGAAATCGCCACACGCATGGGTTACCCGATGCACTACAACAACACCCAGGAGATCTGGGATGAGTTGCGGCATCTCTGCCCGGATTTCTTCGGCGCAACCTATGAGAAAATGGGCGAACTGGGTTACATCCAGTGGCCGTGCCGCGATGAGTCAGACGCCGATCAGGGCACCTCGTATCTCTTTAAAGAGAAATTCGATACCGATAACGGGCTGGCGAAATTCTTCACCTGCGACTGGGTGGCGCCCATCGACAAACTCACTGATGAGTATCCGATGGTGCTCTCCACCGTGCGTGAAGTCGGCCACTACTCCTGTCGTTCGATGACCGGTAACTGTGCTGCGCTGGCGGCGCTGGCAGATGAACCCGGCTATGCACAAATCAATACCTCTGACGCCGCGCGTCTGGGCATTGAAGATGAAGCGCTGGTATGGGTGAACTCCCGTAAAGGCAAAATCATTACCCGTGCGAAAGTCAGCGACCGCCCGAACAAAGGTGCGGTTTACATGACCTATCAGTGGTGGATTGGCGCCTGTAACGAACTGGTGACGGAAAACCTGAGCCCGATAACTAAAACGCCGGAGTATAAATACTGTGCTGTTCGTGTTGAACCTATTGCTGATCAACGCGCCGCGGAACAGTACGTGATCGACGAATATAATAAATTGAAATCCCGGTTGCGTGAAACTGCAATGGGCTGA
- a CDS encoding DUF485 domain-containing protein, protein MNNDICQQIESSAHYRELVEKRQRFAFVLSIIMLIIYVSFILLIAFAPGWLGTPLHAGTSVTRGIPIGIGVIVISFVLTGVYVWRANGEFDRLNKAVMHEVNAS, encoded by the coding sequence ATGAATAACGATATTTGTCAGCAGATAGAGAGCAGTGCGCATTACAGGGAGTTGGTTGAAAAACGGCAACGGTTTGCCTTCGTGCTTTCCATCATCATGCTGATTATTTACGTCAGTTTTATTTTGCTGATTGCCTTCGCGCCTGGCTGGCTGGGCACCCCGCTTCACGCCGGAACCAGCGTGACACGCGGCATCCCAATCGGGATTGGCGTCATCGTGATTTCCTTCGTACTGACCGGTGTTTATGTCTGGCGGGCGAACGGGGAGTTTGACCGTCTGAACAAAGCTGTAATGCACGAGGTGAACGCATCATGA